A DNA window from Allokutzneria albata contains the following coding sequences:
- a CDS encoding TolB-like translocation protein codes for MTKKVLLALFTTLVLAGAAVTYTVHAMAERPDRQQADASVLVDRSGGVRLDEPGRLVFRNTAPGPDHGKVASVALADPAGPRRISELSCDRFYVSAGNGLCLATAPGPLPSAVAIFVDKELREVKRVELAGIPNRAKLSPDGKMASWTTFVTGDSYAQGGTFSTRTGIMDRGQDQLYSNIEGIPLLVAGERHHAEDINFWGVTFTPDNKRFYATVATSGRTHLVTADYDAWEAKTVRENAECPSLSPDGTRLAFKKRVSTDNARPWREHVLDLATMTETPLAETRSVDDQAVWLDARTVAYSLPNERGGSDVWAVPADGSGAPRLLVASASSPSFN; via the coding sequence GTGACGAAGAAGGTTCTGCTCGCGTTGTTCACGACCCTGGTGCTGGCGGGGGCGGCGGTCACCTACACCGTGCACGCCATGGCCGAGCGGCCGGACCGGCAACAGGCGGACGCGTCGGTGCTCGTCGACCGTTCCGGCGGGGTGCGGCTGGACGAGCCGGGGCGCCTTGTCTTCCGCAACACCGCGCCCGGCCCCGACCACGGCAAGGTCGCGTCGGTCGCGTTGGCCGACCCGGCCGGCCCGCGCCGGATCAGCGAGCTGAGCTGCGACCGCTTCTACGTCAGCGCAGGGAACGGGCTGTGCCTCGCCACCGCGCCGGGACCGTTGCCCAGCGCCGTCGCGATCTTCGTCGACAAGGAGCTGCGCGAGGTCAAGCGGGTGGAGCTGGCGGGCATTCCCAACCGCGCCAAGCTTTCTCCGGACGGGAAGATGGCGTCCTGGACCACCTTCGTCACGGGTGACTCCTATGCGCAGGGCGGCACGTTCTCCACGCGCACCGGGATCATGGATCGCGGTCAGGACCAGCTCTACTCCAACATCGAAGGCATCCCGTTGCTCGTCGCGGGGGAGCGGCACCACGCCGAGGACATCAACTTCTGGGGAGTGACCTTCACCCCGGACAACAAGCGCTTCTACGCGACCGTGGCGACGAGCGGGCGCACGCACCTGGTGACGGCCGACTACGACGCCTGGGAGGCGAAGACGGTGCGGGAGAACGCCGAATGCCCGTCGCTGTCACCGGACGGGACTCGGCTGGCGTTCAAGAAGCGCGTCTCCACCGACAACGCCCGGCCGTGGCGGGAGCACGTGCTCGACCTCGCCACGATGACCGAGACCCCGTTGGCCGAGACGCGGAGCGTGGACGACCAGGCCGTGTGGCTCGACGCGCGGACGGTGGCCTATTCGCTGCCCAACGAGCGCGGTGGCAGCGATGTCTGGGCCGTGCCGGCGGACGGTTCCGGCGCGCCGAGACTGCTCGTCGCCTCGGCTTCGTCCCCTTCGTTCAACTGA
- a CDS encoding MFS transporter translates to MYIASARSGLSEMDGRGQGRVAGNVLALGAVSLVTDISSEMVTAVLPLYLVLGLGFSPLQFGVLDGLYSGVTAIVRVFGGNLADRWQRRKLVAGVGYGVSAVAKLGLIAASGSATALGLVLAADRTGKGLRTAPRDALISLSSNPDTLGRAFGVHRAMDTVGAFLGPLAAFLLLWMVAGGYDTVFFVSFCFAVLGVVLLGLFVTDRRGAVPSSKAVSLRAAFGLLRDEAFRRICCWAVLLGLVTVGDAFVYLLLQKRLEIAPEYFAILPLGTAGVYLLLAVPVGRLADRFGRWRVFLAGHVSLLVSYVLLVGAADGVLLLVTSLAAHGIFYACTDGVLMAAAGPLLPAELKTSGMALLQTGQALAKLLSSVLFGAAWTLWGMGTAVTLALVALAAVTLAAGMFGRISR, encoded by the coding sequence ATGTACATCGCATCGGCGCGCTCCGGTCTGTCCGAAATGGACGGAAGAGGACAGGGCCGGGTCGCGGGAAACGTCCTCGCGCTGGGCGCGGTCAGCCTGGTCACCGACATCTCCTCGGAGATGGTGACCGCGGTGCTGCCGCTCTACCTCGTACTGGGCCTGGGTTTCTCGCCCTTGCAGTTCGGGGTCCTGGACGGGTTGTACTCCGGGGTGACCGCGATCGTCCGGGTGTTCGGCGGCAACCTCGCCGACCGGTGGCAGCGGCGCAAGCTCGTCGCGGGCGTCGGTTACGGCGTTTCGGCGGTGGCCAAGCTCGGGCTGATCGCGGCCTCGGGCTCGGCCACCGCGCTCGGGCTCGTGCTGGCCGCCGACCGGACCGGGAAGGGGCTGCGGACCGCGCCGAGGGACGCGCTGATCTCCTTGAGCAGCAACCCTGACACGCTCGGCCGGGCCTTCGGCGTGCATCGGGCGATGGACACCGTCGGCGCGTTCCTCGGCCCGCTCGCGGCCTTCCTGCTGCTGTGGATGGTCGCCGGCGGCTACGACACGGTGTTCTTCGTCAGCTTCTGCTTCGCGGTGCTCGGCGTGGTGCTGCTCGGGTTGTTCGTGACCGACCGGCGCGGAGCTGTGCCGTCGAGCAAGGCGGTGTCCCTGCGCGCCGCCTTCGGGCTGTTGCGGGACGAGGCGTTCCGCCGGATCTGCTGCTGGGCCGTCCTGCTCGGCCTGGTCACCGTCGGCGACGCGTTCGTGTACCTGCTGCTGCAGAAGCGATTGGAGATCGCGCCGGAGTACTTCGCGATCCTTCCGCTTGGCACTGCTGGGGTTTACCTGTTGCTCGCGGTGCCGGTCGGGCGGCTCGCGGACCGTTTCGGGCGCTGGCGGGTGTTCCTGGCCGGGCACGTGTCACTGCTCGTTTCCTACGTGTTGCTCGTCGGCGCCGCGGACGGCGTGCTGTTGCTCGTCACCAGCCTGGCGGCGCACGGGATCTTCTACGCCTGCACTGACGGAGTGCTGATGGCGGCGGCGGGACCGCTGCTGCCCGCCGAGCTGAAGACGAGCGGGATGGCGCTGCTGCAGACCGGCCAGGCGTTGGCGAAGTTGCTCTCGTCGGTGCTCTTCGGCGCGGCGTGGACGTTGTGGGGCATGGGAACCGCGGTCACCCTCGCCTTGGTCGCTCTGGCGGCGGTCACCCTCGCCGCCGGGATGTTCGGAAGGATCTCGCGGTGA
- a CDS encoding galactose-binding domain-containing protein — protein sequence MNARSRWGRRVVAPMAALALLAQPLVASGTEELAESLLSHNKPTTTSSVEDETTVGGLAVDGDVATRWASAEGIDPQWIAVDLGGPATVSRVKLAWEAAYAADYQIQVSADGKAWQDAKKVTGADGGVDEITGLAASARYVRVLGTKRGTIYGYSLYELEVYGERTGGGDIEPPSAPAGLRSPSSTSDSITLAWDPARDNVGVTGYEILRNGNVIGTSATPSYTDTGLVSATTFTYTVRARDAAGNLSAQSAAFQASTQPGGSPNGTVIVVAGDIASPELPDNHRNTAKLVEGIKPQYVVTVGDNQYHSGTISEYRAHYDKTWGKFKAITKPSPGNHEWRDKLNGYKQYFGSAATPQGKPYYSFDVGEFHFVALDTDPIVKGTKTEQLAWLKQDLAANKKACVIGYGHHPRFNSGQYGDDKAMTEVWDEFVKARADVVFSGHDHHYERLKPLNSYGKIDEANGVRSAIVGIGGDNLYSQIKKREGVEQAFAKHGVMKLTLSGKTYSWEIVGVGGTLLDKAGPYTCR from the coding sequence GTGAACGCACGATCCCGATGGGGCAGGCGGGTGGTCGCGCCGATGGCCGCCCTGGCCCTGCTGGCCCAGCCGCTGGTCGCCTCCGGAACCGAAGAGCTGGCCGAATCCCTGTTGTCCCACAACAAACCCACCACCACGTCCTCGGTCGAGGACGAGACCACGGTCGGCGGTCTGGCCGTGGACGGCGACGTCGCCACCCGCTGGGCCAGCGCCGAGGGCATCGATCCACAGTGGATCGCCGTCGACCTCGGCGGCCCGGCGACGGTGTCCAGGGTGAAGCTGGCCTGGGAGGCCGCGTACGCCGCGGACTACCAGATCCAGGTCTCCGCGGACGGAAAGGCTTGGCAGGACGCGAAAAAGGTCACCGGTGCCGACGGTGGCGTCGATGAGATCACCGGACTGGCCGCCTCAGCCCGGTACGTCCGGGTCCTGGGCACCAAGCGCGGCACCATCTACGGCTACTCCCTCTACGAACTGGAGGTCTACGGCGAGCGCACCGGGGGTGGGGACATCGAGCCACCGTCCGCGCCCGCGGGGCTGCGCTCTCCTTCGTCCACTTCGGACAGCATCACGCTCGCGTGGGATCCGGCCAGGGACAACGTCGGCGTGACCGGGTACGAGATCCTGCGCAACGGCAACGTGATCGGCACCTCGGCCACACCGTCCTACACGGACACGGGGCTGGTCTCGGCAACGACCTTCACCTACACCGTGCGGGCGCGCGACGCGGCGGGCAACCTCTCCGCGCAGAGCGCCGCCTTCCAGGCGAGCACCCAGCCGGGCGGTTCGCCCAACGGCACGGTGATCGTCGTCGCCGGTGACATCGCGAGCCCGGAGCTGCCGGACAACCACCGCAACACCGCGAAGCTGGTGGAGGGCATCAAGCCGCAGTACGTGGTGACGGTCGGCGACAACCAGTACCACAGCGGCACGATCTCGGAGTACCGCGCGCACTACGACAAGACCTGGGGCAAGTTCAAGGCGATCACCAAGCCGAGCCCGGGCAACCACGAGTGGCGGGACAAGCTCAACGGCTACAAGCAGTACTTCGGCTCGGCCGCGACCCCGCAGGGCAAGCCGTACTACAGCTTCGACGTCGGTGAGTTCCACTTCGTGGCGCTGGACACCGACCCGATCGTCAAGGGCACCAAGACCGAACAGCTGGCGTGGCTGAAGCAGGACCTGGCCGCGAACAAGAAGGCCTGCGTCATCGGGTACGGGCACCACCCGCGCTTCAACTCCGGCCAGTACGGCGACGACAAGGCCATGACGGAGGTCTGGGACGAGTTCGTCAAGGCCCGCGCGGACGTCGTCTTCAGCGGCCACGACCACCACTACGAGCGGCTGAAGCCGTTGAACTCCTACGGGAAGATCGACGAGGCCAACGGCGTGCGGTCGGCGATCGTGGGCATCGGCGGCGACAACCTCTACAGCCAGATCAAGAAGCGGGAGGGGGTCGAGCAGGCCTTCGCCAAGCACGGCGTGATGAAGCTGACCCTGTCCGGCAAGACCTACTCCTGGGAGATCGTCGGCGTCGGCGGCACGCTGCTGGACAAGGCGGGCCCCTACACCTGCCGGTAG
- a CDS encoding metallophosphoesterase family protein, which yields MNPSRVLPVLLALTLVGASASPARTAESAPAETVIAVAGDIADTCLASSSSCVHPKTAKLVTDMNPVAVLTAGDNQYQSGTIAQYRKYYDTTWGKFKAITKPSPGNHEYNDKARGYKEYFGAVATPQGKTYYSHDIGNWHFVALDSNLPTGETSEQGRWLVDDLKRTTKGCIAAYWHHPFVSGASHGDQKVAEPLWRMLYAAGADVVFVGHDHSYERFKPLNPSRQVDEAKGIRSVVIGSGGASLYPVKPRPSTEKAYSKHGVMKLRITDTTYAWDHLGLDGKVLDSAGPYTCH from the coding sequence GTGAACCCTTCCCGCGTCCTGCCGGTCCTGCTGGCGCTGACCCTGGTCGGCGCGTCCGCCTCTCCCGCCCGCACCGCCGAATCCGCGCCGGCGGAGACGGTGATCGCCGTCGCCGGGGACATCGCCGACACCTGCCTGGCGAGCAGTTCCTCTTGCGTGCACCCGAAAACCGCGAAGCTGGTCACGGACATGAACCCGGTCGCCGTGCTGACCGCGGGGGACAACCAGTACCAGTCGGGCACGATCGCCCAGTACCGCAAGTACTACGACACGACCTGGGGCAAGTTCAAGGCGATCACCAAGCCCTCGCCGGGCAACCACGAGTACAACGACAAGGCCCGCGGGTACAAGGAGTACTTCGGCGCGGTCGCCACGCCGCAGGGCAAGACCTACTACAGCCACGACATCGGCAACTGGCACTTCGTCGCGCTGGACTCCAACCTGCCCACCGGGGAGACCTCCGAGCAGGGCAGGTGGCTCGTCGACGACCTGAAGCGCACCACCAAGGGCTGCATCGCGGCGTACTGGCACCACCCGTTCGTCAGCGGGGCCAGCCACGGTGACCAGAAGGTGGCCGAACCGCTGTGGCGGATGCTCTACGCCGCGGGCGCCGACGTCGTCTTCGTCGGGCACGACCACAGCTACGAGCGGTTCAAGCCGCTGAACCCCAGTCGTCAGGTGGACGAGGCGAAGGGCATCCGGTCGGTCGTGATCGGCAGCGGCGGCGCGAGCCTCTACCCGGTGAAACCCAGGCCCAGCACGGAAAAGGCCTACAGCAAGCACGGCGTGATGAAGCTGCGGATCACCGACACCACCTACGCGTGGGACCACCTGGGACTGGACGGGAAGGTGCTCGACTCGGCGGGTCCGTACACCTGTCACTGA
- the idi gene encoding isopentenyl-diphosphate Delta-isomerase, protein MVRRIVELVDARGTTLGECPVEEAHQPPGRLHRAFSIMLFDEQDRVLLQRRALSKSRFPGLWANTCCSHPAAGEDVAESAAKRLDEEMGLRVGELREVGTFVYQALDGQGAAEHEFDHVLMGDLDSSAELSPDREEIEELAWLPYAELVSDAASRPERYAPWIPGVIALIERARSAN, encoded by the coding sequence ATGGTCCGCAGGATCGTCGAGCTGGTCGACGCGCGGGGGACGACGCTGGGCGAGTGTCCGGTCGAGGAGGCGCACCAACCCCCCGGCAGGCTGCACCGGGCGTTCTCGATCATGCTCTTCGACGAGCAGGACCGGGTGCTGCTGCAGCGCAGGGCGCTGTCGAAGTCGCGGTTCCCCGGACTGTGGGCCAACACCTGCTGCAGCCATCCCGCGGCAGGCGAGGACGTCGCCGAGTCCGCGGCCAAGCGCCTCGACGAGGAGATGGGCCTGCGCGTGGGCGAACTGCGCGAGGTCGGCACGTTCGTCTACCAGGCGCTGGACGGCCAGGGCGCCGCCGAGCACGAGTTCGACCACGTGCTCATGGGGGACCTGGACTCCTCGGCCGAGCTGTCCCCGGACCGCGAGGAGATCGAGGAGCTGGCCTGGCTGCCCTACGCCGAGCTGGTCAGCGACGCGGCTTCGCGGCCGGAGCGCTACGCGCCGTGGATCCCGGGCGTGATCGCGTTGATCGAGCGGGCGCGCAGCGCCAACTGA
- a CDS encoding FAD-binding oxidoreductase: protein MRIELGLLRMCLTGTVLTPGEPGYEAECRSWNLAMHQRPAFAVSARTEQDVAAAVRFAYVRDLPVGVMCTGHGLPRPCDDGVLINTGGMRGVRVDPVTETAWVQAGARWQDVIDAAQRYGLAPLSGFAAHDGAVGSTLDGGMGWLVRRYGVSAASVVGARVVLADGELVETGESRHPELVWALRGGGGNFGVVTELRLRLYPVTEVHGGGVYYPLDHAGQVLEVYREWVRELPPEISSSVCLMRGGSDQGVPEPLRGRWVIGLRACHSGDRQEAERLVKPLRSLPGVLVDSFGLLPYARIAEIAMLRTDPNPHVSFGMLLPELSEAACAALLMVAGPGRRAPYDHLELRHIGGGNPPGEVGSGLGLQGVAFALHSAMRTPVADEVAAAQRFYSRLARGLAPFAGERTSLNVLGPANTDPDRVRRSYRDDHYQRLQRIKGMYDPHNVFRFNHNIPPAA, encoded by the coding sequence ATGCGAATCGAACTCGGCCTGCTGCGGATGTGTCTGACCGGGACGGTGCTGACGCCCGGTGAACCCGGGTACGAGGCCGAGTGCCGGTCCTGGAACCTCGCGATGCACCAGCGGCCCGCGTTCGCGGTGTCCGCGCGGACCGAGCAGGACGTGGCCGCGGCGGTGCGCTTCGCCTACGTCCGGGACCTGCCGGTGGGGGTGATGTGCACCGGGCACGGCCTGCCGCGCCCGTGCGACGACGGGGTGCTGATCAACACCGGGGGGATGCGCGGGGTGCGGGTCGACCCGGTCACCGAGACCGCGTGGGTGCAGGCGGGGGCGCGGTGGCAGGACGTGATCGACGCGGCGCAGCGGTACGGCCTCGCGCCGTTGTCCGGTTTCGCCGCGCACGACGGTGCCGTCGGCAGCACGCTCGATGGGGGAATGGGCTGGCTGGTCCGGCGGTACGGGGTGAGCGCCGCGAGCGTCGTGGGAGCGCGCGTGGTGCTTGCCGATGGGGAGCTCGTGGAGACCGGTGAGTCGCGGCATCCCGAGCTGGTGTGGGCGCTGCGCGGGGGCGGCGGGAACTTCGGTGTGGTGACGGAGCTGCGGTTGCGGCTCTACCCGGTGACCGAGGTGCACGGCGGCGGCGTCTACTACCCCCTCGACCACGCCGGCCAGGTGCTGGAGGTCTACCGCGAGTGGGTGCGGGAGCTGCCTCCGGAGATCAGCTCGTCGGTGTGCCTGATGCGCGGCGGCTCCGACCAGGGGGTGCCGGAGCCGCTGCGCGGGCGCTGGGTGATCGGGCTGCGGGCGTGCCACAGCGGGGACCGCCAGGAGGCGGAGCGGCTGGTCAAGCCGTTGCGGTCGCTGCCGGGGGTGCTGGTGGACTCCTTCGGGCTGCTGCCCTACGCGCGGATCGCCGAGATCGCCATGCTGCGGACGGACCCGAACCCGCACGTCAGCTTCGGCATGCTGCTGCCGGAGCTGTCGGAGGCGGCGTGCGCGGCGCTGCTGATGGTCGCGGGGCCGGGTCGGCGGGCGCCCTACGACCACCTGGAGCTGCGGCACATCGGCGGGGGGAACCCGCCGGGAGAGGTCGGCTCCGGTCTCGGCCTGCAGGGGGTGGCGTTCGCGCTGCACTCGGCGATGCGGACCCCGGTCGCCGACGAGGTCGCGGCGGCGCAGCGGTTCTACAGCAGGCTCGCCAGGGGGTTGGCGCCCTTCGCCGGAGAGCGGACCTCGCTGAACGTCCTCGGGCCCGCCAACACCGACCCGGACCGGGTGCGCCGCTCCTACCGGGACGACCACTACCAGCGGCTGCAGCGGATAAAGGGCATGTACGACCCGCACAACGTGTTCCGGTTCAACCACAACATCCCGCCGGCCGCGTAG